The following are encoded in a window of Castanea sativa cultivar Marrone di Chiusa Pesio chromosome 9, ASM4071231v1 genomic DNA:
- the LOC142609898 gene encoding receptor protein kinase-like protein ZAR1: MPVRLTFFLSVILIITSITFPLSSSLTPDGFSLLALKAAIDSDPTHVLDSWSDSDPTPCHWPGIVCTRNRVTTLFLPNKSFSGYLPSELGFLNSLRRLTLSHNNFSNTIPSHLFNATTLLILDLSHNSLSGPIPPQIASLKTLRHLDLSSNSLNGSLPSSLSDLQNLTGTLNLSFNKFSGGVPASYGNFPVMVNLDLRHNNLTGEIPQVGSLLNQGPTAFSGNPSLCGFPLETPCPEAQNPNVFKSPEEPPRKPEKPNPSFKKDGTPNSVRVVSVVSVAVVCVISVSVLVSVFVFRRKWKGSAGEGKMGREKLEEYDEGFRSNFKEEEGQKGKFVVVDEEGFNLELEDLLRASAYVVGKSSSGIVYKVVSGRGSNAAVPTVVVTVRRLSEAADATWRFKEFESEVEAIGRVQHPNIVRLRAYYYANDEKLLVSDYIRNGSLYTALHGGPGPSNSLPPLTWATRLKIAQGTARGLMYIHEFSPRKYVHGNIKSTKILLDDNLQPYISGFGLTRLVSSTSRFTNSSSKKENCNQTIFTSSLDSRISASSNMYLAPEVRMPGNKFTQKCDVYSFGIVMLEMLTGRLPDAGPENNGKMLESFVRKAFREEHPLSEVIDPALLPEVYAKKQVVVAFHIALNCTELDPEMRPRMRTVSESLDRIKSQ, encoded by the exons atgcctgtTCGGCTAACCTTTTTTCTCAGTGTAATACTAATTATCACTAGCATAACTTTTCCACTATCTTCTTCTCTAACCCCAGACGGATTCTCTCTCCTAGCTCTCAAAGCCGCCATAGACTCCGACCCGACTCACGTCCTCGACTCCTGGTCCGACTCCGACCCAACCCCATGCCACTGGCCCGGCATTGTTTGCACTCGCAACCGCGTCACCACCCTTTTCCTCCCTAACAAGTCCTTCTCCGGCTACCTCCCCTCCGAACTCGGCTTCCTCAACTCGCTCCGCCGACTCACTCTCTCCCACAACAACTTCTCCAACACCATCCCATCCCATCTCTTCAACGCCACAACTCTTCTCATCCTCGACCTCTCTCACAACTCTCTCTCAGGTCCAATCCCACCTCAAATTGCTTCCCTCAAAACTCTTCGCCACCTAGACTTGTCCTCCAATTCCCTCAATGGGTCTCTCCCCAGCTCTCTCTCCGACCTCCAAAACCTCACCGGAACTCTCAATTTGTCCTTCAACAAATTCTCCGGCGGAGTCCCAGCGTCTTACGGAAACTTTCCGGTGATGGTGAATTTGGATCTCCGGCATAATAATCTCACCGGCGAGATTCCTCAGGTTGGGTCTTTATTGAACCAGGGTCCCACTGCTTTCTCTGGAAACCCTAGTCTCTGTGGGTTTCCGTTAGAAACTCCATGTCCGGAAGCTCAAAACCCTAATGTTTTTAAAAGTCCCGAAGAGCCTCCGAGAAAACcagaaaaacctaacccaagTTTCAAGAAAGACGGTACTCCGAATTCCGTACGGGTCGTATCGGTCGTTTCGGTTGCGGTGGTGTGCGTTATTTCGGTTTCGGTTTTGGTTTCGGTGTTTGTGTTTCGGAGGAAATGGAAGGGCAGTGCTGGGGAGGGCAAAATGGGAAGAGAAAAGTTGGAGGAGTATGACGAGGGGTTTAGGAGTAATTTCAAAGAGGAGGAAGGGCAAAAGGGTAAATTCGTGGTGGTGGACGAGGAGGGGTTTAATTTGGAATTAGAGGATTTGTTGAGGGCATCGGCGTACGTTGTGGGAAAAAGTAGTAGTGGGATAGTGTATAAAGTGGTTTCTGGGAGAGGATCCAATGCGGCGGTGCCTACGGTTGTTGTCACTGTTCGGCGATTGAGTGAAGCTGCCGATGCCACGTGGCGGTTCAAGGAGTTTGAGTCTGAGGTGGAGGCTATTGGTAGGGTCCAACACCCTAATATCGTGCGGCTGAGAGCTTATTACTATGCAAATGATGAGAAGCTGTTGGTTAGTGATTATATTCGCAATGGGAGCTTGTACACTGCGCTACATG GCGGTCCTGGTCCTTCCAATTCTTTGCCTCCGCTTACATGGGCAACAAGGTTAAAAATTGCTCAAGGAACAGCTAGGGGTTTAATGTACATCCATGAGTTTAGCCCCCGAAAATATGTTCATGGCAacataaaatcaacaaaaatccTTCTCGATGATAACCTCCAGCCTTACATTTCTGGTTTTGGACTCACCCGTCTTGTTTCAAGTACCTCTAGATTTACCAATTCATCATCCAAAAAGGAGAACTGTAACCAAACCATCTTTACCTCTTCATTGGATTCAAGAATTTCAGCTTCCTCTAACATGTACTTGGCACCTGAGGTTCGAATGCCTGGCAACAAGTTCACTCAGAAATGTGATGTTTACTCTTTTGGTATTGTGATGTTGGAGATGTTGACTGGTAGGCTGCCAGATGCAGGACCAGAAAACAATGGTAAGATGCTAGAGAGTTTCGTGAGGAAAGCGTTCCGAGAAGAACACCCCCTATCTGAGGTTATAGACCCAGCACTTCTGCCTGAAGTGTATGCAAAGAAGCAAGTTGTTGTAGCATTTCATATTGCACTAAATTGCACTGAACTTGATCCAGAGATGCGGCCTAGGATGCGAACAGTTTCAGAAAGTCTTGATCGTATAAAATCACAGTGA